The proteins below are encoded in one region of Tursiops truncatus isolate mTurTru1 chromosome 12, mTurTru1.mat.Y, whole genome shotgun sequence:
- the GPR63 gene encoding probable G-protein coupled receptor 63, which translates to MVFSAVLTASHTGASNTTFVVYENTNMNITVPPPFQHPDMGSLLRYSFETMAPTGMSSLTLNSTAVPPTPAVLKSLNLPLQIILSAIMIFILFVSFLGNLVVCLMVYQKAAMRSAINILLASLAFADMLLAVLNMPFALVTILTTRWIFGKFFCRVSAMFFWLFVIEGVAILLIISIDRFLIIVQRQDKLNPYRAKVLIAVSWATSFCVAFPLAVGNPDLQIPSRAPQCVFGYTTNPGYQAYVILISLISFFLPFLVILYSFMGILNTLRHNALRIHSYPEGICLSQASKLGLMSLQRPFQMSIDMGFKTRAFTTILILFAVFIFCWAPFTTYSLVATFSKHFYYQHNFFEISTWLLWLCYLKSALNPLIYYWRIKKFHDACLDMMPKSLKFLPRLPGHTRRRIRPSAVYVCGEHRTVV; encoded by the coding sequence ATGGTGTTCTCTGCAGTGTTGACTGCGTCCCATACTGGGGCATCCAACACAACATTCGTAGTTTATGAAAACACCAACATGAATATTACGGTCCCTCCACCATTCCAGCATCCCGACATGGGTTCGCTGCTTAGATACAGTTTTGAAACCATGGCTCCCACCGGGATGAGTTCCTTGACACTGAATAGTACAGCTGTGCCCCCAACACCAGCGGTTTTAAAGAGCCTAAACTTGCCTCTCCAGATCATCCTTTCTGCTATAATGATATTTATTCTCTTTGTGTCTTTTCTTGGGAACTTGGTTGTGTGCCTCATGGTTTACCAAAAAGCTGCCATGCGCTCCGCCATTAACATCCTCCTGGCCAGCCTGGCTTTTGCAGACATGTTGCTTGCAGTTCTGAACATGCCCTTTGCCTTGGTCACCATTCTTACCACCAGATGGATTTTTGGGAAATTCTTCTGTAGGGTATCTGCCATGTTTTTCTGGTTGTTTGTGATAGAGGGAGTAGCCATCCTGCTCATCATTAGCATCGATAGGTTTCTTATTATAGTCCAGAGGCAGGATAAGCTGAATCCATATAGGGCTAAGGTTCTCATTGCAGTTTCCTGGGCAACTTCTTTTTGTGTAGCTTTTCCTTTGGCAGTAGGAAACCCTGACCTGCAGATACCTTCCCGAGCCCCGCAGTGTGTGTTTGGGTACACAACCAATCCAGGTTACCAGGCTTACGTGATTttgatttctctcatttctttcttcctacccTTTCTGGTGATACTGTATTCGTTTATGGGCATACTCAATACCCTTCGGCACAATGCCTTGAGGATCCATAGCTACCCCGAAGGTATATGCCTCAGCCAGGCCAGCAAACTGGGTCTCATGAGTCTACAGAGACCCTTCCAGATGAGCATTGACATGGGCTTTAAAACACGTGCCTTCACAACCATTTTGATTCTCTTTGCTGTCTTCATTTTCTGCTGGGCCCCATTCACCACTTACAGCCTTGTGGCGACATTCAGCAAGCACTTTTACTATCAACACAACTTTTTTGAGATTAGCACCTGGCTACTCTGGCTCTGCTACCTCAAGTCTGCATTGAACCCACTGATTTACTACTGGAGGATTAAGAAATTCCATGACGCCTGCCTGGACATGATGCCTAAGTCCCTCAAGTTTTTGCCGCGGCTCCCTGGCCACACAAGGCGACGGATACGCCCCAGTGCTGTCTACGTGTGTGGGGAACATCGGACGGTGGTGTGA